A region of Diceros bicornis minor isolate mBicDic1 chromosome 31, mDicBic1.mat.cur, whole genome shotgun sequence DNA encodes the following proteins:
- the LOC131395637 gene encoding olfactory receptor 5W2-like has translation MAVENCTVLTDFMLLGLSDRQDVQEGLFVLFLLVYGLTVIANLGMILLIKMEPRLHTPMYYFLSNLSFCDVCYSSTVSPKMLADFLSEQKKISYNLCAIQMYFLGVFANVECLLLAVMAYDRYVAICNPLLYTIVMSRRVCTQLVAIVYIVGLVYAAIHTCCTFRLSFCNSNIINHFFCDIPPLLALSTSDTSINEVTVFTFIGCVVGSSIVTVLLSYSYVMTTLLRMKSAEGRQKAFSTCASHLTAVAIFHGTLLFMYFRPSSSYSMDTDKMTSVFYTVVIPMLNPLIYSLRNKDVKRALKKAIDTQVCSE, from the coding sequence ATGGCTGTTGAGAACTGCACTGTGTTGACTGACTTCATGCTCCTGGGACTTTCTGACAGACAGGACGTGCAGGAGGGGCTCTTTGTGCTCTTTCTGCTGGTTTATGGCCTCACTGTGATTGCCAATCTAGGGATGATCCTGCTGATCAAGATGGAGCCCAGACTCCACACACCCATGTATTATTTCCTGAGCAATCTGTCATTCTGTGATGTCTGCTACTCCTCCACTGTCTCTCCCAAGATGCTGGCTGATTTCTTATCTGAGCAAAagaaaatttcatataatttatgtGCTATTCAGATGTATTTTTTGGGGGTCTTTGCAAATGTGGAATGTCTCCTGTTGGCTGTCATGGCTTATGACCGTTATGTAGCCATTTGCAATCCACTTCTTTATACAATTGTGATGTCCAGGAGAGTCTGTACCCAGCTAGTGGCCATTGTCTACATTGTGGGCTTGGTATATGCAGCAATCCACACCTGTTGCACATTTCGATTGTCATTCTGCAATTCCAATATCAtcaatcactttttctgtgaCATCCCACCCTTACTAGCCCTGTCCACCTCAGATACATCCATCAATGAGGTAACGGTGTTCACTTTCATTGGCTGTGTGGTGGGGTCCAGCATCGTCACTGTCCTCCTGTCCTACAGCTACGTCATGACTACCCTCCTTAGAATGAAGTCAGCTGAAGGGAGACAAAAAGCCTTCTCTACGTGTGCCTCTCACTTAACAGCTGTGGCTATATTTCACGGCACACTCCTGTTCATGTATTTCCGACCCAGCTCCAGTTACTCCATGGACACAGACAAAATGACTTCTGTTTTCTACACGGTTGTCATCCCTATGTTAAACCCACTGATCTACAGCTTAAGGAACAAGGATGTGAAACGTGCCTTGAAAAAAGCAATTGATACTCAAGTATGTTCTGAGTGA
- the LOC131395638 gene encoding olfactory receptor 5L1-like: MGEENCTTVTEFILLGLSDAPELRVFLSLLFLFIYGVTVLGNLGMIALIQVSSCLHTPMYFFLSHLSFVDFCYSTVIVPKMLSSILNKEKTISFLGCMVQFYLFCTCAVTEVFLLAVMAYDRFLAVCSPLLYMVSMSRKLCMVLVSGCYLCGTVCSLVHLCLALEIPSYRSNVVNHFFCDLPPLFTLACYDISINEFIVFFVVVFNEIVTIMIIFTSYLFILITILRMRSAEGRHKAFSTCASHLTTIVVLQGTILFIYCRPSLSNSMDTDKVASVFYTVVIPMLNPLIYSLRNKDVKGALKKVLGSKLPFEKLFS; encoded by the coding sequence ATGGGGGAGGAGAACTGTACCACTGTGACAGAGTTCATTCTTCTTGGATTATCAGATGCCCCTGAGCTgagagtctttctctctcttctgttccttttCATCTATGGAGTCACAGTTTTGGGCAACCTGGGCATGATTGCACTGATTCAGGTCAGCTCTTGCcttcacacccccatgtactttttcctcagcCACTTGTCCTTTGTGGATTTTTGCTATTCCACAGTCATCGTGCCAAAGATGCTGTCCAGTATCTTAAACAAGGAAAAAACCATCTCCTTCCTGGGATGCATGGTGCAATTCTACTTGTTTTGCACATGTGCAGTCACTGAGGTTTTCCTGCTGGCTGTGATGGCTTATGACCGCTTCTTGGCCGTCTGCAGCCCACTGCTGTACATGGTCTCCATGTCCCGGAAACTTTGTATGGTGCTGGTTTCTGGCTGCTACCTCTGTGGAACTGTGTGTTCTCTGGTTCACTTGTGTTTAGCTCTTGAAATCCCATCTTATAGGTCAAATGTAGTCAACCACTTCTTTTGTGATTTACCCCCTCTTTTTACTCTTGCTTGCTATGACATCTCTATTAATGAATTCATAGTGTTCTTTGTGGTCGTTTTCAATGAGATTGTTACCATAATGATCATCTTCACCTCCTACTTATTTATTCTCATCACCATCCTGAGGATGCGCTCTGCAGAGGGAAGGCACAAAGCCTTTTCTACCTGTGCCTCCCACCTCACAACCATTGTTGTCTTGCAGGGAACAATACTTTTCATTTATTGCAGACCCAGTTTAAGCAACAGTATGGATACTGACAAAGTGGCCTCAGTGTTCTACACTGTAGTGATTCCCATGCTGAACCCCCTgatctacagcctgaggaacaagGATGTGAAAGGAGCTCTCAAGAAAGTGTTGGGATCCAAATTGCCTTTTGAAAAACTGTTTTCTTAG
- the LOC131395373 gene encoding olfactory receptor 5D18-like, translating to MLRSERNKTAATFTLLGFSDFPELQIPLFLIFLAIYSVTVVGNIGMIVIIRINPKMHTPMYVFLSHLSFVDFCLSSSVTPKTLVNLVAEDRTISLSECVVQFFFFCTFAVTEFFLLAVMAYDRFVAIRNPLLYTVAMSQKLCAMLMGGSYAWGVACSLILTCSAIKLSFQGFNTINHFFCEFSSLLSLSCSDTYVNQLLLFISATFNVVSTLLIILMSYVFIIVTILKMHSASGRRKAFSTCASHLTAITIFHGTILFLYCVPNSKNSRHTVKVASVFYAVVIPMLNPLIYSLKNRDVKDTVSKIIKTNFHIECMHW from the coding sequence ATGTTACGgtcagagagaaataaaactgcGGCCACGTTCACTCTCTTGGGCTTCTCAGATTTCCCAGAACTGCAAATCCCCCTCTTCTTGATTTTTCTGGCCATCTACAGTGTCACTGTTGTAGGGAATATTGGGATGATTGTAATAATCAGAATTAACCCCAAAATGCACACCCCTATGTACGTTTTTCTCAGCCACCTCTCATTTGTGGATTTCTGCCTTTCCTCCAGCGTTACTCCTAAGACCCTGGTGAACCTAGTTGCGGAAGACAGAACCATTTCACTTTCAGAATGTGTAgtacaattctttttcttttgtacctTTGCAGTAACTGAATTCTTTTTATTAgctgtgatggcctatgaccgctttGTGGCCATTCGTAACCCTCTGCTCTACACAGTTGCCATGTCCCAGAAACTCTGTGCCATGCTAATGGGTGGATCTTATGCATGGGGAGTAGCTTGTTCCTTGATACTCACATGCTCTGCTATCAAATTATCATTTCAGGGTTTCAACACAATTAatcatttcttctgtgaattctCCTCATTGCTGTCCCTCTCTTGCTCTGATACTTATGTCAATCAGTTGCTCCTTTTCATTTCTGCCACCTTTAATGTGGTCAGCACACTACTCATCATTCTCATGTCTTATGTATTTATCATTGTCACCATCCTCAAGATGCATTCAGCCAGTGGGCGCCgcaaagccttctccacctgtgccTCCCACCTGACTGCCATCACCATCTTCCACGGCACCATCCTCTTCCTCTACTGTGTTCCCAACTCCAAAAACTCCAGGCACACAGTCAAGGTGGCCTCTGTGTTTTACGCAGTAGTGATCCCCATGTTGAATCCTCTGATCTACAGTCTGAAAAATAGGGATGTCAAGGATACAgtcagcaaaataataaaaacaaattttcataTTGAATGCATGCATTGGTAA